The following coding sequences lie in one Mesorhizobium shangrilense genomic window:
- a CDS encoding IclR family transcriptional regulator: protein MEKALDVLEMMSDLSQPVTPSQIAQQLGRSLQEVYRIVLVLEARGYIVRPPGTEALVLSTQLYGLATRFPPFRRVVDVAQPIINSLAVSTGEAVHLAVLDGLRMCIMAQVDSPQAIGVRLRVGAHSSAVLGSSGRTLVAFQAENVREWYLDQAKSQLKEDELTYLHARIETILANGYELVEGRLLPGVVDISFPILDSNDTALAAVTVPYLSSYGTPRPLAEVVGMLHEAADTICMAMGGKLAPLRKPIPAPGPRLDPQ from the coding sequence TTGGAGAAGGCGCTCGATGTCCTGGAGATGATGTCGGACCTTTCCCAGCCCGTGACCCCGAGCCAGATTGCCCAGCAGCTTGGTCGGTCGCTGCAGGAAGTCTATCGCATCGTACTCGTGCTGGAGGCGAGGGGCTATATCGTGCGCCCGCCCGGCACGGAGGCCCTCGTGCTGTCGACACAGCTCTACGGCTTGGCAACGCGCTTTCCACCATTCCGTCGGGTTGTCGACGTTGCCCAGCCGATTATCAACAGCTTGGCCGTCAGCACCGGTGAGGCTGTCCATCTTGCCGTCCTCGATGGGCTTCGCATGTGCATCATGGCGCAAGTCGATAGCCCCCAGGCCATCGGTGTTCGGCTGCGCGTTGGGGCCCACAGCTCTGCAGTTTTGGGCTCTTCGGGCAGAACCCTCGTGGCGTTCCAGGCCGAAAACGTCCGTGAATGGTATCTGGATCAGGCGAAATCCCAGCTCAAGGAAGATGAGCTCACCTATCTTCACGCGCGGATCGAGACCATACTCGCCAACGGCTACGAGTTGGTTGAAGGACGCCTGTTGCCTGGCGTCGTCGACATCAGCTTCCCAATCTTGGATAGCAATGACACAGCCCTGGCGGCAGTGACCGTTCCGTATCTCAGCAGTTACGGAACGCCCAGGCCACTGGCGGAAGTGGTCGGCATGCTCCACGAAGCTGCGGACACAATCTGCATGGCCATGGGGGGCAAGCTCGCCCCACTCAGGAAGCCGATCCCGGCCCCCGGTCCTCGCTTGGACCCACAGTGA
- a CDS encoding DUF4432 family protein translates to MSTTLHLFKDMFSRERRLVLEHGAIRVHAFKYASGIEALEISTGAARFTLLPFKGQQIWDAWVGDRRLTMQSVFDAPIDTREFRKTYGAFFVHCGGTAIGSPQAGEHHLPHGELPNIPFDRAHLLLGTEDGEHFVESSGVASDREAFSHAFEFRPTLRFFEGRADVYCTVTIENVGGDHMPCMYLGHVNFAPVPAARLSDGGNDAAYTWAKPSLPSTAPQSVHDWHDRVSSDFSQHRLVGTDDRVEPEFVKTLKLPSGADGWTHSAQLLADGSADFVSWQPADLPYAVRWITRASERQAMGFALPATAGPEGREAARQKGDLFYLDPGGRFTTQMRFGALRRDEANQLLQQIT, encoded by the coding sequence ATGTCGACGACGCTGCATCTATTCAAAGACATGTTCAGCCGCGAGCGGCGACTGGTGCTTGAACATGGTGCGATCCGGGTCCACGCCTTCAAATATGCCTCAGGTATAGAGGCGCTGGAGATCTCTACCGGGGCGGCCCGTTTCACTCTATTGCCCTTCAAGGGCCAGCAGATCTGGGACGCCTGGGTGGGCGACAGACGACTGACGATGCAGTCGGTGTTCGACGCGCCGATAGATACACGCGAGTTCCGCAAAACCTACGGTGCCTTCTTCGTCCACTGTGGAGGCACCGCCATCGGCTCCCCACAGGCCGGCGAACACCACTTGCCGCATGGAGAGCTTCCCAACATTCCATTTGATCGCGCACATTTGCTCCTGGGGACCGAAGACGGAGAGCACTTCGTCGAATCAAGTGGGGTCGCCAGCGATCGCGAAGCTTTTTCCCACGCGTTTGAATTCAGACCAACGCTGCGATTCTTCGAAGGGCGCGCTGACGTATATTGCACCGTCACCATCGAAAACGTGGGCGGCGACCACATGCCCTGCATGTATCTCGGACACGTCAATTTCGCGCCGGTTCCCGCTGCGCGCTTGAGCGATGGTGGCAATGACGCTGCCTACACGTGGGCAAAGCCCTCGCTTCCGAGCACAGCACCGCAAAGCGTTCATGACTGGCACGACCGTGTCAGCTCAGATTTCAGTCAGCACCGTCTGGTCGGCACAGACGACCGCGTCGAGCCCGAGTTTGTGAAGACACTGAAATTGCCGTCCGGCGCAGATGGTTGGACGCATAGCGCGCAGCTACTTGCTGACGGAAGCGCAGATTTCGTGAGTTGGCAGCCAGCAGACCTACCCTACGCAGTTCGCTGGATCACGCGGGCTTCGGAGCGTCAGGCCATGGGCTTCGCTTTACCAGCTACAGCCGGGCCTGAAGGCCGGGAAGCTGCTCGCCAGAAAGGTGATCTGTTCTATCTCGACCCCGGCGGACGCTTTACAACCCAAATGCGCTTCGGCGCCTTACGGCGCGATGAGGCAAATCAACTCCTCCAGCAGATCACATAA
- a CDS encoding lactonase family protein, producing the protein MSGGILDNSEVLLVASRGAAEEHGLWLWTEGEGGWTGRQIDTVRQLSSLTAHPKLPVVYGTAGVEEGWLYSWHIDAKREERLSATLSMGVEPCDLTVDPSGRLLIATNYTTSTLALQPLGPDGAFDGPLSLFRLSGSGPEVARQDDAHPHQAFFRDETLIVIDLGADCVREFRLDFSKTGAEVLIEIRTTPVPPSTGPRHGVILDDGRLAVSGELGENLITGHLGGSAADWANIRSTLCTGPAKTRWERNYPGDIRRSGDGRYVYFANRSYDTLATFDVTEAEPKLIAELDTTVHWPQHIVVRRDCLMVAGWDSSRVVTLRLSDGIPQRVVPIFDCAGAGWLHIHQIP; encoded by the coding sequence ATGAGTGGCGGAATCCTAGACAATAGCGAAGTTCTCCTTGTCGCCTCGCGCGGCGCGGCCGAAGAGCATGGCCTCTGGCTGTGGACCGAAGGCGAAGGTGGTTGGACCGGTCGGCAGATCGACACTGTCCGCCAATTGTCTTCGCTTACCGCGCATCCCAAACTGCCTGTGGTTTACGGCACGGCAGGCGTCGAAGAGGGCTGGCTCTACTCCTGGCACATCGATGCGAAGCGAGAAGAACGCCTCTCGGCGACACTCAGCATGGGCGTTGAGCCCTGCGATCTGACTGTGGATCCGAGCGGCCGCCTGCTTATTGCGACCAACTACACAACCAGCACACTGGCTCTCCAGCCGCTCGGTCCCGACGGGGCATTCGATGGCCCACTGTCCCTTTTCAGACTGTCTGGCAGCGGGCCAGAGGTTGCCCGACAAGACGATGCGCATCCGCACCAGGCCTTCTTCAGGGACGAGACACTCATCGTCATCGACTTGGGCGCAGACTGTGTACGCGAATTCAGGCTGGACTTCTCCAAGACAGGCGCGGAGGTTCTCATCGAAATCCGGACAACGCCCGTCCCGCCGAGCACAGGTCCGCGACATGGCGTCATTCTCGATGACGGACGTCTGGCCGTGAGCGGTGAACTGGGTGAAAATCTCATCACCGGACACCTTGGTGGATCGGCCGCGGACTGGGCGAATATCCGCAGTACGCTCTGCACCGGTCCTGCCAAAACGCGCTGGGAGCGCAATTATCCGGGCGACATCCGCCGCAGCGGCGATGGCCGGTATGTTTATTTCGCCAACCGCTCCTACGATACACTCGCCACGTTCGATGTCACCGAGGCAGAGCCGAAGCTCATTGCCGAACTCGATACGACTGTTCATTGGCCGCAGCACATCGTCGTGCGGCGCGATTGCCTGATGGTTGCTGGCTGGGATTCCTCCCGCGTTGTCACGTTGCGGCTCAGTGATGGCATACCCCAGCGGGTCGTACCGATTTTCGACTGCGCGGGCGCCGGCTGGTTGCATATTCACCAGATCCCCTGA
- a CDS encoding carbohydrate ABC transporter permease: MTALRKFFVRPAGRGSRSPLQTIALYAAVVVFALWVLLPVWYLVVSSLITPQQLGSRSFTYFPTSITFDNYLSILTGSTASAGFGTTDVGARLVPAIAQSFLVSTVLVVLNLIIAGSAAYALSRYPFPGSRQFELAVIATRVVPAIAIVGPFFVAFRVIGVLNSPWALIISYNVFTLPLAVMILKNYFDQLPQEIEEAAKIDGAGRLLTLAIIILPIAKPGLVAAGVLIFLEAWSEFFYSLVLTNQLTVPPLLAGFQSVQQFNWNALAAATVISMIPPVLLVMIFQRNVVGSLTAGVGK; encoded by the coding sequence TTGACCGCTTTGCGCAAATTCTTCGTCAGACCAGCTGGCCGCGGCTCGCGTAGTCCTCTGCAAACGATCGCACTTTACGCTGCCGTCGTCGTCTTCGCCCTCTGGGTCCTGCTGCCGGTTTGGTATCTCGTCGTCTCGAGTCTGATTACGCCGCAGCAATTGGGCTCGCGATCGTTCACCTATTTCCCAACCTCGATCACCTTCGACAATTACCTTTCCATTCTCACCGGCAGCACCGCCAGTGCAGGGTTTGGTACGACGGATGTCGGTGCTCGACTCGTGCCCGCAATCGCCCAGAGTTTCCTGGTTTCGACGGTGCTGGTGGTTCTCAACCTCATCATCGCCGGCTCGGCTGCTTACGCGCTGTCGCGCTACCCCTTCCCGGGCTCGCGCCAGTTTGAGCTCGCGGTCATCGCTACCCGCGTCGTGCCGGCAATTGCCATTGTAGGCCCGTTCTTCGTGGCCTTCCGCGTGATCGGGGTTCTGAATTCGCCCTGGGCGCTGATCATCAGCTACAACGTCTTCACCCTGCCGCTAGCGGTCATGATCCTCAAGAACTACTTTGATCAGTTGCCGCAAGAGATCGAGGAGGCGGCCAAGATCGACGGCGCGGGACGCTTGCTGACCCTTGCCATCATCATCCTGCCGATTGCCAAGCCGGGGCTGGTCGCCGCAGGGGTTCTGATCTTCCTCGAAGCCTGGAGCGAGTTCTTCTATTCCCTCGTGCTGACCAACCAGCTCACCGTTCCCCCGCTCCTTGCGGGCTTCCAGTCGGTACAGCAGTTCAATTGGAACGCACTCGCGGCCGCCACGGTCATTTCGATGATCCCGCCTGTACTGCTCGTCATGATTTTCCAGCGCAACGTTGTTGGCTCCCTCACCGCAGGTGTCGGCAAATGA
- a CDS encoding WGR domain-containing protein, whose amino-acid sequence MSKPAKPPLYLCRINPACNLARFYVLSVQPTLFGGASLVRNWGRIGTKGRAKVETFDETEMVDAAFKSLERAKRRRGYVHLQTAGSGLPG is encoded by the coding sequence ATGTCAAAACCCGCGAAACCACCGCTCTATCTTTGCCGCATCAATCCCGCCTGCAATCTGGCGCGGTTCTATGTGCTGTCAGTGCAGCCAACCTTGTTCGGCGGCGCCTCGCTCGTCCGCAATTGGGGGCGGATCGGAACCAAAGGCCGGGCCAAGGTGGAGACGTTTGACGAGACTGAAATGGTCGATGCCGCGTTCAAGTCGCTTGAACGCGCAAAGCGCCGGCGGGGCTACGTCCACCTCCAAACCGCCGGTTCCGGGTTGCCCGGGTGA
- a CDS encoding alanine racemase, giving the protein MSTQRETVAARDWSALPVATPGLVLDRDVFDANMKEMVDIARSANVELVPHAKTHRMAAVGQRQIELGATGLCVAKIGEAEAFADAGISYLFVANPVMGEDKLERALKLSARANLMLAVDGIEAAQAAGAHFAKAGKTVRLMLAVDSGLGREGVNPAEAADVGAAIAALHGVELVGVYTHEGTTYGAKDQADLEARARAAGELMVSVAESIRAKGIALPIVSLGASASARAVAHVPGVTQIRPGIFAFNDVGQIALGNATLETTAVRVIATVTSHPDPDRACIDAGSKSLSTDLVPAGAHRDEYPGHGILVNAPGWVLERMSEEHGWLRYKGEGEPTPLPVGTRLEIIPNHVCMPFALLRKASVLANGEIVATWEGFGAGSSE; this is encoded by the coding sequence ATGTCTACCCAGCGCGAAACCGTTGCAGCCCGTGATTGGTCTGCTCTTCCAGTCGCCACCCCGGGCCTTGTTCTGGACCGCGATGTCTTTGACGCGAACATGAAGGAGATGGTCGACATCGCCCGCTCCGCCAATGTCGAGCTGGTGCCGCACGCAAAAACCCATCGCATGGCCGCAGTGGGTCAGCGCCAGATTGAACTGGGAGCCACCGGACTTTGCGTGGCGAAGATCGGCGAAGCCGAGGCCTTTGCCGACGCTGGTATTAGCTATCTCTTCGTCGCAAATCCCGTGATGGGCGAAGACAAGCTGGAGCGCGCTCTGAAGCTCTCCGCGCGTGCAAACCTCATGCTTGCCGTGGACGGCATCGAAGCGGCGCAGGCGGCCGGCGCGCATTTCGCCAAGGCCGGAAAGACCGTGAGGCTCATGTTGGCTGTCGACTCCGGTTTGGGTCGCGAAGGCGTAAACCCGGCGGAAGCCGCTGATGTCGGCGCTGCAATCGCTGCCCTCCATGGCGTTGAGCTCGTCGGCGTCTATACGCATGAAGGCACCACCTATGGCGCCAAGGATCAGGCCGATCTCGAAGCGCGCGCCCGTGCCGCTGGCGAACTCATGGTCAGCGTTGCTGAGAGCATTCGCGCCAAGGGCATCGCCCTTCCTATCGTCTCGCTGGGCGCTTCCGCGTCAGCGCGCGCGGTCGCCCATGTCCCCGGTGTGACGCAGATCCGCCCCGGCATCTTTGCCTTCAACGACGTCGGTCAGATCGCTCTCGGCAATGCCACACTTGAGACCACCGCGGTGCGCGTCATCGCGACTGTCACGAGCCATCCCGACCCAGACCGCGCATGCATCGACGCCGGATCAAAGTCTCTGTCGACGGATCTTGTGCCCGCTGGCGCGCATCGTGACGAGTATCCGGGCCACGGCATTCTGGTGAATGCGCCCGGCTGGGTTTTGGAGCGCATGTCGGAGGAGCATGGCTGGCTCCGCTACAAGGGCGAAGGTGAACCCACGCCGCTGCCTGTCGGGACCCGACTTGAAATCATCCCAAACCATGTTTGCATGCCTTTTGCTTTGCTGAGAAAAGCTTCTGTGCTCGCGAATGGCGAAATCGTGGCGACGTGGGAAGGCTTTGGAGCGGGCTCATCGGAGTGA
- a CDS encoding Gfo/Idh/MocA family protein, translated as MTKIKAVALSAGAWSQSSHLPALAEDPEVEIVCITSPDAQSARRSAEAFGALNWSTDWRDALKYAPDIAVVSSPPVAHEEMVTGALQAGAHVLVEKPFALHAQSAALMRDAAKAADRHLLIGFGWPAAPIFAKAKELIAIGEIGLVEHVNFHLAVNTRALLSGSTDGGWGGETASDTSTYTDPRISAGGSAAVSMSHQLGLIEWLTQDEIVAVHANTYPAGAPIDLHAAVNARFAGGGSGVISSASTHPYLARPQWHLALYGDRGQIWLDSISDHLRLIRADGDVVTFDGSEASGVYDAGAPTKTLIACARGAVAPAGVSAHLATRVVAITDAIYESAQSGSQVRISNP; from the coding sequence ATGACAAAGATCAAAGCCGTTGCCCTCAGCGCTGGCGCATGGTCCCAGTCCAGTCACCTCCCTGCACTCGCGGAAGATCCCGAGGTTGAGATTGTTTGCATCACGAGCCCTGATGCGCAAAGCGCCCGGCGCTCGGCCGAAGCATTTGGCGCGCTGAACTGGTCGACCGACTGGCGCGATGCGCTGAAATATGCGCCGGACATTGCGGTCGTATCTTCCCCTCCCGTCGCCCACGAGGAGATGGTTACTGGCGCCCTGCAGGCTGGGGCACATGTCCTCGTTGAGAAACCCTTCGCGCTTCATGCTCAGTCTGCTGCGCTTATGCGCGATGCCGCCAAAGCTGCAGACCGGCATTTGCTGATCGGATTTGGCTGGCCAGCCGCTCCGATCTTCGCAAAGGCCAAAGAGCTGATCGCCATTGGCGAGATTGGCCTGGTCGAACACGTCAACTTCCACCTTGCCGTCAATACGCGTGCTCTGCTCTCGGGCAGCACCGATGGCGGCTGGGGCGGCGAGACGGCGTCCGACACCTCCACCTATACCGATCCACGCATTTCAGCGGGCGGCTCAGCTGCCGTGTCGATGTCCCACCAATTGGGGCTGATTGAGTGGCTCACCCAAGATGAAATCGTCGCGGTGCACGCCAATACCTATCCGGCTGGTGCGCCAATTGATCTCCACGCGGCGGTCAATGCCCGATTTGCCGGCGGCGGCTCTGGAGTGATCTCCAGCGCCTCGACGCATCCCTACCTTGCTCGCCCACAGTGGCATCTCGCCCTTTATGGGGACAGAGGGCAGATCTGGCTCGACTCGATCTCCGATCACCTTCGCCTGATCCGTGCGGACGGCGATGTAGTTACGTTCGACGGAAGTGAAGCCTCTGGGGTCTACGATGCAGGAGCTCCTACGAAGACGCTGATCGCTTGCGCTCGTGGCGCAGTAGCCCCGGCGGGTGTCTCCGCACATCTGGCGACGCGTGTCGTTGCCATTACCGACGCAATTTACGAAAGCGCCCAAAGCGGCAGCCAAGTTCGGATTTCCAACCCATGA
- a CDS encoding N-acyl-D-amino-acid deacylase family protein translates to MTTSILFAGGTIVDGSGNVPFRGDVLVEGDKITRVTDGAVSLTADRVIDISGLTIAPGFIDMHTHSDLQVLCTPDHTSKLSQGVTTEVLGQDGLSYAPVNDETLLELRAQIKGWNDDPAGFDWNWRTVAEYLQRLDGKTATNCAYLVPHGNLRMMVMGNAARLAMPDELEQMKSLLRQAMEEGGVGLSTGLTYVPAMYSDTDELVALCEVVAEHGGFYCPHHRNYGADALGGYRECFEIARRSGVALHLAHTHLSFDCNKGKLPELISMIDEAIADGVDVSFDSYPYLAGMTTLLSQLPSWALSGTGEEQMARLRDPEMRERIIDALDVTGSDGHQGLTVNWSNVHIAGLPGAPELEWLMDDNLAVCAEKIGKRPAELALDVLISTDRAAPCVFFIGIEDHVRTLMQHPVHTVGSDGILVGERPHPRSWGTFPRMLETYVRIEKVLTLTECVRHMTSSAARRLRLTDRGLVAEGMLADLVVFDPVTVSEKATYATPRQAATGINHVMVNGVFALWDGQVSGDRSGRVIRLGSLN, encoded by the coding sequence ATGACCACGAGCATCCTCTTCGCCGGCGGCACGATCGTCGACGGCTCCGGCAACGTCCCCTTCCGCGGCGACGTGCTGGTCGAAGGTGACAAGATCACACGCGTCACTGACGGCGCCGTCTCGCTGACCGCCGATCGCGTCATCGACATCTCCGGGCTGACCATTGCGCCGGGATTCATCGACATGCACACGCACTCTGACCTGCAAGTGCTGTGTACGCCTGACCATACTTCAAAGCTTTCGCAGGGCGTGACCACCGAAGTGCTCGGTCAGGACGGGCTTTCCTACGCACCGGTCAACGACGAAACTCTTCTCGAACTGCGTGCCCAGATCAAAGGCTGGAATGACGACCCGGCCGGCTTCGACTGGAACTGGCGCACCGTTGCCGAATATCTGCAGCGTCTCGACGGCAAGACGGCGACGAACTGCGCCTATCTCGTGCCGCATGGCAACCTGCGCATGATGGTAATGGGCAATGCCGCGCGCCTGGCGATGCCTGACGAACTTGAACAGATGAAGTCGCTGCTGCGGCAGGCGATGGAGGAAGGCGGCGTCGGCCTTTCGACGGGCCTGACATATGTCCCCGCCATGTATTCTGATACCGACGAACTGGTCGCCTTGTGCGAAGTGGTTGCGGAGCATGGCGGGTTTTACTGCCCCCACCACCGCAACTATGGTGCCGATGCCCTCGGTGGATATCGCGAGTGCTTCGAGATCGCGCGGCGTTCCGGCGTTGCTCTCCACCTGGCGCATACCCACCTCAGCTTCGACTGCAACAAGGGTAAGCTCCCCGAGCTCATCTCGATGATCGACGAAGCCATTGCCGATGGTGTCGACGTCAGCTTCGACAGCTACCCCTACCTCGCCGGAATGACCACACTCTTGTCCCAGCTTCCGAGCTGGGCGCTCTCAGGCACCGGTGAAGAACAGATGGCCCGCCTGAGGGACCCTGAAATGCGGGAACGCATCATTGACGCTCTCGATGTCACTGGTTCTGACGGCCATCAAGGCCTGACGGTCAACTGGAGTAATGTCCATATCGCCGGCCTGCCGGGTGCTCCCGAGCTTGAATGGCTTATGGATGACAATCTCGCAGTCTGCGCCGAAAAGATTGGCAAGCGTCCCGCCGAACTCGCGCTTGATGTTCTCATCTCCACCGACCGCGCGGCGCCGTGCGTGTTCTTTATCGGCATCGAGGACCATGTTCGCACCCTCATGCAGCATCCAGTTCATACCGTCGGCAGTGACGGCATTCTGGTTGGCGAACGCCCCCATCCCCGCAGCTGGGGAACTTTCCCGCGGATGCTCGAAACTTACGTGCGGATCGAAAAGGTCCTCACGCTGACTGAGTGCGTCCGTCATATGACAAGCTCCGCAGCGCGCCGTTTGCGCCTCACCGATCGGGGATTGGTCGCCGAAGGCATGCTGGCCGATCTGGTGGTCTTCGATCCAGTAACCGTGTCCGAAAAGGCCACCTACGCAACCCCGCGCCAAGCGGCGACGGGCATCAATCATGTCATGGTCAATGGCGTTTTCGCCCTCTGGGATGGCCAGGTATCCGGCGATCGTTCGGGCCGTGTCATCCGTCTCGGCTCCCTCAACTAA